The Onthophagus taurus isolate NC chromosome 2, IU_Otau_3.0, whole genome shotgun sequence genome includes a window with the following:
- the LOC111427278 gene encoding ribonuclease Oy — protein MKSYILYISFLITLSTADNIIDVDWDYLIFVERWPITVCIEWHDKNVKNNCTIPVNNVQWTIHGIWPTKIGTDGPSFCNKAWPFNETKIEKIEDELKQYWTNIEENTGLISLWKHEWLKHGTCAATLNLLDNEYKYFNQGLDWVKKYSVGEILKRKGIVPNNTGYTIQEINDVLTQELNTTVIIQCVVQAHTKISLISEIRMCFDKSLNLIGCDFDTLKYLFTDNMMYNYESSGIFTNCNLKKPVMYLDSIPRELQEKYDQVDNLEKLITLYRVIKFLIWYTL, from the exons atgaaGTCGTACATCTTatatatttcgtttttaataaCTCTCTCAACTGCAGACAA TATCATAGATGTGGACTGGGATTACCTGATCTTTGTTGAGCGCTGGCCAATTACCGTATGTATAGAATGGCACGATAAGAacgtaaaaaataattgtacaATACCTGTAAATAACGTACAATGGACAATACACGGAATTTGGCCAACAAAAATAGGTACGGACGGCCCCTCTTTCTGCAATAAAGCATGGCcttttaatgaaacaaaaatcgaaaaaatcgaAGATGAACTGAAACAGTATTGGACAAACATCGAAGAGAATACTGGATTAATATCTTTGTGGAAACACGAATGGTTAAAACATGGTACTTGTGCGGCTACATTAAACTTACTTGACAATgagtataaatattttaatcagGGTTTAgattgggttaaaaaatattctgtaggggaaattttaaaaagaaaaggtatTGTTCCTAACAACACTGGATATACAATTCAAGAAATTAACGATGTTTTAACCCAAGAATTAAATACCACGGTTATAATTCAATGTGTTGTTCAAGCACACACAAAAATTTCACTTATTAGTGAAATAAGAATGTGTTTTGATAAATCTTTGAATTTAATTGGGTGTGATTTTGATACcttaaagtatttatttacAGATAATATGATGTACAATTATGAATCATCAGGTATTTTTACTAATTGTAACTTAAAAAAGCCTGTTATGTACTTAGATAGTATTCCAAGGGAGTTGCAAGAAAAATACGATCAAGTTGATAACTTAGAAAAATTGATTACATTATATAgggttattaaatttttaatatggtaTACActttag
- the LOC111427318 gene encoding protein tramtrack, alpha isoform-like isoform X2, whose translation MTMQQYCLKWNNHQPNFISVFSSLLNSESLVDVTLSAEGRHVQAHKLVLSACSSYFQSLFTMNPCQHPIVILKDVKFTDLKVMVDFMYYGEVNVSQEQLPHILKTAEMLKIKGLAEVPMESSLSRHNNSLDRSEMLPTNEGKWSSDGQRQSMTPSPCPLSPGTKRKRLRKSSTGSGSGSTERVSEEQQDCNLTSPTNTMLGTVIKPDPGGFTTEPSTPQRIKQHSSDLEIHRSSSHESENEPTHQITLQIPQQDVNVQHNIESSGSLDMTGPFSSSSQTISGFQWVDHGYSAHFASYQPGMSTHNDVQYASATVNTTNSSTVSGIQGGSYNSEQVHFVQQQSDHNQETKVINNSPAQIMKRKRSLNPQADENFIRALEAVRFGGIGFCKAARIFGVNNRTLWLEYKKRGYPINRLSIKNRKTKDFHSNQSVEGNQQESDQPQNQQQPQNQQSQNQQTQSQTIVPTTSSATTTSSPTQETTEVIISNPIAMISSAFLEGRPVEIAPVFPRSRYFDNNIVNGQNINNSGVNFEI comes from the exons ATGACGATGCAACAGTACTGTCTCAAGTGGAATAACCACCAGCCCAATTTCATCTCGGTCTTCTCTAGTCTGTTGAATAGTGAGTCGCTTGTCGATGTCACACTTTCTGCTGAGGGTAGGCATGTACAGGCTCATAAGTTGGTGCTGTCCGCATGTAGTTCTTATTTTCAG TCTCTATTTACAATGAACCCATGCCAACACCCGATTGTAATTCTAAAAGATGTTAAATTCACTGATTTGAAGGTGATGGTTGATTTTATGTATTATGGAGAGGTTAATGTATCTCAGGAACAATTGCCCCACATTCTTAAAACGGctgaaatgttaaaaattaaaggtcTTGCCGAGGTTCCTATGGAATCGTCACTTTCAAGGCATAATAACTCTTTAGATCGATCTGAAATGTTACCTACAAATGAAGGTAAATGGAGTTCAGATGGTCAGAGGCAATCTATGACACCTTCCCCTTGTCCTTTATCACCAGGAACTAagag gAAACGATTAAGAAAATCTTCAACTGGTTCAGGATCAGGTTCAACAGAACGCGTTTCTGAGGAACAACAAGATTGTAATTTAACCTCACCAACAAATACTATGTTAGGTACGGTTATAAAACCAGATCCAGGGGGGTTTACAACAGAACCTAGTACACCACAACGAATAAAACAACATAGTAGTGATTTGGAGATTCATAGGAGTAGTTCTCATGAAAGTGAAAATGAACCTACACATCAAATCACATTG cAAATCCCTCAACAAGATGTAAATGTACAACACAACATAGAATCATCAGGTTCTTTAGACATGACGGGACCTTTTTCATCCTCTTCTCAAACTATCTCAG GATTTCAATGGGTCGACCATGGTTATTCGGCCCATTTCGCTTCCTATCAACCTGGGATGTCCACCCATAATGATGTTCAGTACGCTTCAGCCACAGTTAACACTACAAATTCAAGTACAGTATCAGGAATTCAAGGAGGGAGCTACAACTCAGAACAGGTTCATTTTGTTCAACAACAAAGTGATCATAATCAAGAAACAAAAGTCATTAATAATTCTCCAGCTCAAATAATGAAACGAAAACGAAGTTTAAACCCACAGGCGgacgaaaattttataagagCTTTAGAAGCAGTGCGATTTGGTGGTATTGGATTTTGTAAAGCTGCGAGGATTTTCGGGGTTAATAATCGAACGTTGTGGTTGGAATATAAAAAGAGGGGTTACCCAATAAATcgattatcaattaaaaatagaaaaactaaagATTTTCATAGCAATCAATCGGTTGAGGGGAATCAACAAGAAAGTGACCAACCGCAAAATCAGCAACAACCACAAAATCAACAATCCCAAAATCAACAAACCCAAAGTCAAACTATCGTGCCAACTACATCATCTGCAACAACAACAAGTTCTCCAACACAAGAAACTACAGAAGTTATTATAAGCAATCCCATTGCTATGATAAGTAGTGCTTTTTTGGAAGGGAGACCTGTTGAGATTGCGCCCGTTTTTCCAAGATCGAGATATTTCGACAATAATATAGTTAATGGGCAAAACATAAACAATTCAGGAGTGAATTTTGagatttaa